In Streptococcus uberis, a single window of DNA contains:
- the tig gene encoding trigger factor, translated as MSTSFENKATNRGVITFTISQDKIKPALDQAFNKIKKDLNVPGFRKGHLPRPIFNQKFGEEVLYEDALNIVLPAAYEAAVAELDLAVVAQPKIDVVSMEKGKDWEISAEVVTKPEVKLGEYKDLAVEVEASKEVTDEEVDAKIERERQNLAELVVKEDAAVEGDTVVIDFVGSVDGVEFDGGKGENFSLELGSGQFIPGFEDQLVGTKAGETKNVEVTFPEDYQAEDLAGKAATFVTTVHEVKSKEVPALDDELAKDIDEEVETLDELKAKYRKELEAAKEIAFDDAVEGAAIELAVANAEIVELPEEMVHDEVHRAMNEFMGNMQRQGISPEMYFQLTGTTQEDLHKQYESEADKRVKTNLVIEAIAKAEGFEATDEEIEKEINDLATEYNMPVEQVRTLLSAEMLKHDIAMKKAVEVITETAKVK; from the coding sequence ATGTCTACATCATTTGAAAACAAAGCTACAAACCGTGGCGTCATTACATTTACAATTAGTCAAGATAAAATCAAACCAGCTCTTGATCAAGCATTTAACAAAATTAAAAAAGATTTAAACGTTCCAGGTTTCCGTAAAGGTCATCTTCCACGTCCAATTTTCAACCAAAAATTTGGTGAAGAAGTTCTTTATGAAGATGCTTTAAATATTGTATTACCAGCAGCTTACGAAGCAGCAGTAGCAGAACTTGATTTGGCTGTTGTTGCTCAACCAAAAATTGATGTGGTTTCAATGGAAAAAGGTAAAGATTGGGAAATTTCAGCTGAAGTTGTTACAAAACCTGAAGTAAAATTAGGTGAATACAAAGACTTAGCCGTTGAAGTGGAAGCATCTAAAGAAGTTACTGATGAAGAAGTAGACGCAAAAATTGAACGCGAACGCCAAAATCTTGCTGAACTTGTTGTTAAAGAAGATGCAGCAGTTGAAGGTGATACAGTTGTTATCGACTTCGTTGGTTCTGTTGATGGTGTAGAATTTGACGGTGGTAAAGGTGAAAACTTCTCACTTGAACTTGGTTCAGGTCAATTTATCCCAGGTTTTGAAGACCAATTAGTAGGTACAAAAGCTGGCGAAACAAAAAATGTTGAAGTTACTTTCCCAGAAGATTATCAAGCTGAAGATTTAGCTGGTAAAGCAGCAACATTCGTGACAACTGTCCACGAAGTAAAATCTAAAGAAGTTCCTGCTCTTGACGATGAATTGGCAAAAGATATTGATGAAGAAGTTGAAACGCTTGATGAATTAAAAGCAAAATATCGTAAGGAGCTTGAAGCTGCTAAAGAAATTGCTTTTGATGATGCCGTTGAAGGGGCAGCTATTGAATTAGCCGTTGCAAATGCTGAAATCGTTGAATTACCTGAAGAAATGGTTCATGACGAAGTACATCGTGCTATGAATGAATTTATGGGTAACATGCAACGTCAAGGTATTTCACCTGAAATGTACTTCCAATTAACAGGTACAACTCAAGAAGACCTTCACAAACAATATGAATCAGAAGCTGACAAACGTGTGAAAACTAACCTTGTTATCGAAGCTATTGCTAAAGCAGAAGGCTTTGAAGCAACTGATGAAGAAATTGAAAAAGAAATCAACGACTTAGCAACTGAATACAATATGCCAGTGGAACAAGTTCGTACGCTACTTTCAGCTGAAATGTTAAAACATGATATTGCAATGAAAAAAGCAGTTGAAGTGATTACAGAAACAGCAAAAGTAAAATAA
- a CDS encoding HAD family hydrolase, whose product MLKAVIFDMDGVIVDTEYIDFQLQSDFIKSIAKHPEQLTHHDFSQLVGRSGRDLLERIQSLCQSDISFAEIYKGFDAINDQKYSQEMIKTHFRKDIVKIIEFAKKHGIALAIASSSSKQHILKVLKTCRIDDAFNLIVSGEDFKESKPNPAIYQFVLRQLDIHASEAIVIEDSPSGIAAAKSAGIPVIAYEEKRMLVDQSQANIILPNMQAISEKIMKIVQEEKIFTEKNFDE is encoded by the coding sequence ATGTTAAAGGCTGTCATTTTTGATATGGATGGTGTTATTGTCGATACTGAATACATTGATTTTCAATTACAAAGTGACTTTATTAAATCCATTGCCAAACATCCAGAACAATTGACTCATCATGATTTTTCGCAACTGGTTGGACGTTCAGGTCGAGATTTACTGGAAAGAATCCAAAGTTTATGTCAATCAGACATCAGTTTTGCAGAAATCTATAAGGGGTTTGATGCTATCAATGACCAAAAGTATAGCCAAGAAATGATCAAAACTCATTTCCGAAAGGATATTGTTAAGATTATTGAGTTTGCGAAAAAACATGGCATTGCTTTAGCTATTGCTTCTTCGAGTTCTAAACAACATATTCTCAAGGTATTAAAAACCTGTCGGATTGACGATGCCTTTAACCTCATAGTTTCGGGTGAAGATTTTAAGGAAAGCAAACCAAATCCTGCGATTTATCAGTTTGTTTTACGACAATTAGATATTCATGCTTCTGAGGCAATTGTCATTGAAGATTCTCCATCTGGAATTGCTGCTGCGAAGTCGGCTGGTATTCCTGTTATTGCTTATGAGGAAAAAAGAATGCTAGTCGATCAGAGCCAAGCAAATATTATTTTGCCTAATATGCAAGCTATCTCTGAAAAAATAATGAAAATAGTCCAGGAAGAAAAGATTTTTACTGAGAAAAACTTTGACGAATGA
- the rpoE gene encoding DNA-directed RNA polymerase subunit delta, with protein MKLDIFAGQEKSELSMIEVARAILEERGRDNEVYFSDLVNDIQTFLGKSDADIRQALPFFYTDLNTDGSFIPLGDNKWGLRSWYAIDEIDEEIITLEDEEDGAPKRKKKRVNAFMDGDEDAIDYSDDDPEDEDFTEETSDVEYDEEDPDDEKSEVESYDSELNEIIPEDDIEEVEINEEDDEDDEEEE; from the coding sequence TTGAAATTAGACATATTTGCGGGACAAGAAAAAAGCGAGCTATCAATGATTGAAGTAGCACGCGCTATTTTAGAAGAACGTGGACGCGATAACGAAGTTTATTTTAGCGATTTAGTGAATGATATCCAAACTTTTTTAGGAAAATCTGATGCGGATATCCGTCAAGCCTTGCCATTTTTCTATACCGATTTAAATACCGATGGTTCTTTTATTCCATTAGGTGATAACAAATGGGGACTTCGTTCTTGGTATGCCATTGATGAAATTGATGAAGAAATCATTACATTAGAAGATGAAGAAGACGGCGCTCCAAAACGCAAGAAAAAGCGTGTCAATGCCTTTATGGATGGTGATGAAGACGCAATTGATTACAGCGATGATGATCCAGAAGATGAAGATTTTACGGAAGAAACTTCTGATGTCGAATATGACGAAGAAGATCCAGATGATGAAAAATCTGAAGTGGAATCTTATGATTCTGAATTAAATGAAATCATTCCTGAAGATGACATTGAAGAAGTGGAAATCAACGAAGAAGACGACGAAGATGATGAGGAAGAAGAATAA
- a CDS encoding CTP synthase, with amino-acid sequence MTKYIFVTGGVVSSIGKGIVAASLGRLLKNRGLKVTIQKFDPYINIDPGTMSPYQHGEVYVTDDGAETDLDLGHYERFIDINLNKYSNVTTGKIYSEVLRKERKGEYLGATVQVIPHITDALKEKIKRAATTTDSDVIITEVGGTVGDIESLPFLEALRQMKADVGSDNVMYIHTTLLPYLKAAGEMKTKPTQHSVKELRGLGIQPNMLVIRTEEAVEQGIKNKLAQFCDVEPEAVIESRDVEHLYQIPLNLQAQGMDQIVCDHLKLDVPQADMTEWTTMVDKVMNLKKTTKIALVGKYVELPDAYLSVVEALKHSGYENDAAIDLNWVNANDVTEETVASLLGDADGIIVPGGFGQRGTEGKIQAIRYAREQDVPMLGICLGMQLTCIEFARHVLNLEGANSSELDPTTQYPIIDLMRDQIDIEDMGGTLRLGLYPCKLKAGSKAAAAYDNQEVVQRRHRHRYEFNTKFRQEFEQAGFVFSGVSPDNRLMEIVELPEKKFFVAAQYHPELHSRPNHAEELYTAFISAAIANQN; translated from the coding sequence ATGACAAAGTACATTTTCGTAACTGGTGGCGTTGTTTCTTCCATTGGTAAAGGTATCGTAGCAGCAAGTTTAGGTAGATTACTGAAAAATCGTGGATTGAAAGTAACGATTCAAAAGTTTGACCCTTATATTAATATTGATCCAGGTACAATGAGTCCTTATCAACATGGTGAAGTCTATGTAACAGATGATGGTGCAGAAACCGATTTAGACTTAGGTCATTATGAGCGTTTTATCGATATTAACCTCAATAAATACTCTAACGTCACAACTGGTAAAATTTATAGCGAAGTTCTTCGTAAAGAACGTAAAGGTGAATATTTGGGAGCGACTGTGCAGGTTATCCCTCATATTACAGATGCCTTAAAAGAAAAAATCAAACGTGCAGCAACAACAACGGATTCGGATGTCATTATCACGGAAGTAGGTGGGACTGTAGGAGATATTGAAAGTCTTCCTTTCTTAGAAGCGCTTCGTCAAATGAAAGCAGATGTTGGTTCTGATAATGTCATGTACATCCATACGACCTTGCTTCCATATTTAAAAGCAGCGGGTGAAATGAAAACAAAACCAACCCAACACTCCGTAAAAGAGTTGCGTGGGTTAGGAATTCAACCAAACATGCTTGTCATTCGGACGGAAGAAGCTGTTGAACAAGGTATCAAAAATAAATTAGCACAATTTTGTGATGTTGAACCAGAAGCCGTTATTGAATCTCGTGATGTTGAACATTTATATCAAATTCCTTTGAATTTACAAGCCCAAGGCATGGATCAAATTGTATGTGATCATCTTAAATTAGATGTGCCTCAGGCAGATATGACGGAATGGACAACAATGGTAGATAAGGTGATGAACCTAAAGAAAACAACCAAAATTGCCTTAGTTGGAAAATATGTAGAATTACCAGATGCTTATCTTTCAGTCGTTGAAGCCTTAAAACACTCAGGCTATGAAAATGATGCTGCCATTGATTTAAATTGGGTTAATGCTAATGATGTGACTGAAGAGACTGTTGCTTCCCTACTTGGCGATGCTGATGGCATTATTGTCCCAGGTGGTTTTGGACAACGTGGAACAGAAGGTAAAATACAAGCCATCCGTTATGCGCGTGAGCAAGATGTGCCGATGCTTGGTATCTGTTTAGGTATGCAGTTAACCTGTATCGAATTTGCTCGCCATGTCCTAAATCTAGAAGGAGCTAATTCATCCGAGCTTGACCCAACAACACAATATCCTATTATCGATTTAATGAGAGATCAAATTGATATTGAAGATATGGGTGGGACCCTCCGTTTAGGTCTATACCCATGTAAATTAAAAGCAGGCTCAAAAGCGGCCGCAGCTTATGACAATCAAGAGGTTGTTCAAAGAAGACACCGTCATCGTTATGAGTTCAATACAAAATTCCGTCAAGAGTTTGAACAAGCTGGCTTTGTTTTCTCAGGAGTTTCACCAGACAATCGTCTAATGGAAATTGTCGAACTCCCAGAGAAAAAATTCTTTGTCGCAGCTCAATACCACCCAGAACTACATAGTCGTCCTAATCATGCTGAAGAATTGTACACAGCCTTTATCAGCGCAGCAATTGCTAACCAAAACTAA
- a CDS encoding alpha/beta hydrolase, with amino-acid sequence MKIVRLSKYLMLLFLVLSVISVGASFYFFHVAQIREEKSFINTKKRGKEDPLYDKEKAFDALKVEERVMYNRGKRQVAWYLPAAQKSHKTAVVVHGFLNSKAGMKPYAMLFHDLGYNVLIPDNEAHGQSQGQIIGYGWSDRENVIAWTKELIREDEASRISYFGLSMGAATVMMASGEKLPKQVVNIIEDCGYSSVWDELKYQAKAMYNLPAFPILYEVSAISKLRAGFTYKEASSVKQLQKNKLPVLFIHGDKDDFVPTQMVYDNYKATRGPKELLIIKGAKHAEAYKVNMKEYQEKIKDFLKKYQ; translated from the coding sequence ATGAAAATAGTTCGATTGTCAAAGTATTTAATGCTGTTATTTTTAGTTCTTTCAGTAATTAGTGTAGGTGCTAGTTTTTACTTCTTCCATGTGGCTCAAATCAGGGAGGAAAAATCCTTCATAAACACTAAAAAAAGGGGCAAAGAGGATCCCTTATATGATAAAGAAAAAGCTTTTGACGCCTTAAAAGTAGAAGAAAGGGTTATGTATAATAGAGGAAAACGTCAAGTAGCTTGGTATCTCCCGGCAGCTCAGAAAAGTCATAAAACAGCAGTCGTTGTTCACGGTTTTTTAAATAGTAAGGCTGGGATGAAGCCTTATGCCATGTTATTTCATGACTTAGGATATAATGTGTTAATTCCTGACAATGAAGCTCATGGACAGAGTCAGGGCCAAATCATAGGTTATGGTTGGAGTGATCGTGAAAATGTGATTGCCTGGACAAAAGAATTGATCCGCGAGGATGAGGCTAGTCGTATTAGCTATTTTGGACTGTCAATGGGTGCAGCAACCGTTATGATGGCAAGTGGTGAAAAGCTTCCAAAACAAGTTGTCAACATCATTGAAGATTGTGGCTATTCAAGTGTTTGGGATGAACTGAAATACCAAGCTAAGGCCATGTACAATCTCCCCGCTTTTCCAATACTATATGAAGTTTCAGCGATATCGAAATTAAGGGCTGGTTTTACCTACAAAGAAGCAAGTTCTGTCAAGCAGTTACAGAAAAATAAGCTCCCTGTTCTTTTTATTCATGGTGATAAGGATGATTTTGTGCCTACTCAAATGGTTTATGACAACTATAAAGCGACTAGAGGGCCAAAAGAACTCCTGATCATTAAAGGGGCTAAACATGCAGAAGCCTATAAAGTGAATATGAAGGAATATCAAGAAAAAATCAAAGATTTTTTGAAAAAATATCAATAG
- a CDS encoding class II fructose-bisphosphate aldolase, translating to MAIVSAEKFVQAARDNGYAVGGFNTNNLEWTQAILRAAEAKKAPVLIQTSMGAAKYMGGYKVCQSLISNLVESMGITVPVAIHLDHGHYEDALECIEVGYTSIMFDGSHLPVEENLAKTKEVVALAHAKGVSVEAEVGTIGGEEDGIIGKGELAPIEDAKAMVETGIDFLAAGIGNIHGPYPENWEGLALDHLEKLAAAVPGFPIVLHGGSGIPDDQIKAAIKLGVAKVNVNTESQIAFSDATREFARNFEANEAEYTGKKLFDPRKFLAPGMKAVQGAVEERIDVFGSANKA from the coding sequence ATGGCAATCGTTTCAGCAGAAAAATTTGTACAAGCAGCTCGTGACAACGGATATGCTGTTGGTGGATTTAACACTAACAACCTTGAATGGACTCAAGCTATCTTGCGTGCAGCAGAAGCTAAAAAAGCTCCAGTTCTTATCCAAACTTCAATGGGTGCTGCTAAATACATGGGTGGTTACAAAGTATGTCAATCACTTATTTCTAACCTTGTAGAATCAATGGGGATTACAGTTCCTGTAGCTATTCACCTTGACCATGGTCATTATGAAGATGCTTTAGAATGTATCGAAGTTGGTTACACATCAATCATGTTTGACGGTTCACACCTTCCAGTTGAAGAAAACCTTGCTAAAACTAAAGAAGTTGTAGCTTTAGCACATGCTAAAGGTGTTTCTGTAGAAGCTGAAGTTGGAACTATCGGTGGTGAAGAAGACGGAATCATCGGTAAAGGTGAACTTGCTCCAATCGAAGATGCTAAAGCAATGGTTGAAACTGGAATTGATTTCCTTGCCGCTGGTATTGGTAACATCCACGGTCCATACCCAGAAAACTGGGAAGGTCTTGCTCTTGACCACTTAGAAAAATTAGCAGCAGCTGTACCAGGATTCCCAATCGTATTACACGGTGGATCTGGTATCCCTGATGATCAAATCAAAGCAGCTATCAAACTTGGTGTAGCAAAAGTTAACGTAAATACTGAAAGCCAAATCGCATTCTCTGATGCAACTCGTGAATTTGCACGCAACTTCGAAGCAAACGAAGCTGAATACACTGGTAAAAAATTATTTGACCCACGTAAATTCTTGGCTCCAGGTATGAAAGCTGTTCAAGGTGCCGTTGAAGAACGTATCGACGTTTTCGGTTCTGCTAACAAAGCTTAA
- the rpmB gene encoding 50S ribosomal protein L28, protein MAKVCYFTGRKTVSGNNRSHAMNQTKRTVKPNLQKVTILVDGKPKKVWASARALKSGKVERV, encoded by the coding sequence ATGGCTAAAGTATGTTATTTTACAGGTCGTAAAACAGTATCTGGTAACAACCGTTCACACGCTATGAACCAAACAAAACGTACAGTTAAACCAAATCTTCAAAAAGTGACTATCCTTGTTGATGGAAAACCAAAAAAAGTTTGGGCTTCAGCTCGTGCGCTTAAATCTGGTAAAGTTGAACGCGTATAA
- a CDS encoding Asp23/Gls24 family envelope stress response protein: protein MTVKINTKDGLIELSDDVIATVVGGSATEIFGVVGMASKSALKDNFQSLLRKENYAKGVVVKATDMGISVDVYTVMSYGVKISEVSKNIQERVKFNLESQLGLTADMVNVYVQNIKVVGEN from the coding sequence ATGACTGTAAAAATTAATACAAAAGATGGTCTTATCGAACTTTCTGATGACGTTATTGCAACTGTTGTCGGTGGTTCTGCAACGGAAATTTTCGGCGTTGTCGGTATGGCTAGTAAAAGTGCATTAAAAGACAATTTCCAATCACTACTTCGCAAAGAAAACTATGCTAAAGGTGTGGTTGTGAAAGCAACAGATATGGGTATTTCTGTTGATGTTTATACTGTAATGAGTTACGGTGTTAAGATAAGTGAAGTCTCTAAAAATATCCAAGAACGTGTTAAATTTAATTTAGAAAGCCAACTTGGCTTAACTGCAGATATGGTCAATGTCTATGTGCAAAATATTAAAGTTGTAGGAGAAAACTAG
- a CDS encoding DAK2 domain-containing protein codes for MSKITASLLQEMVQAAATRLGKQAEYVNSLNVFPVPDGDTGTNMGMTMDNGAKEVADKPADTVGEVGQILSKGLLMGARGNSGVITSQIFRGFGQSIKGKTELDGKDLALALQSGVEVAYKAVMKPVEGTILTVARGAASAALKKSDSTNDAVEVMASALKGAKKALAKTPELLPVLKEVGVVDSGGQGLVFIYEGFMSALNGDYVASEDFKATPANMAEMINAEHHKAVVGHVATEDITYGYCTEIMVALRQGPTYVKEFNYEEFQGYLSNLGDSLMVVNDDEIVKVHVHTEDPGLVMQEGLKYGSLVKVKVDNMRNQHDAQVEKTNIATKPQEEAKEFGLIAVVAGQGLADIFKAQGVDYIISGGQTMNPSTEDIVKAIEAVNAKQVIILPNNKNIFMAAQSAAEVVDIPARVVETRTVPQGFTSLLAFDTTKTLDDNVANMTASLSEVTSGSITLAVRDTTIDGLEIHENDYLGMVDGKILVSDANLEAALKATFEQMITEDSEIVTIFVGEDGEVPLAEELADYLEEKYEDIEVEIHEGNQPVYPYLMSVE; via the coding sequence GTGTCAAAAATTACAGCAAGCTTGTTACAAGAGATGGTTCAAGCAGCCGCAACTCGTTTAGGAAAACAAGCAGAATATGTAAATTCACTTAATGTCTTCCCAGTACCAGACGGTGATACTGGTACCAATATGGGGATGACTATGGATAATGGTGCCAAAGAGGTTGCTGATAAGCCAGCTGATACTGTTGGGGAAGTTGGACAAATCTTATCCAAAGGTCTTTTGATGGGTGCACGTGGGAACTCAGGTGTTATCACATCTCAAATTTTCCGTGGATTTGGGCAAAGTATCAAAGGAAAAACTGAATTAGACGGTAAAGATTTAGCACTGGCTCTTCAATCAGGTGTTGAAGTTGCTTACAAAGCTGTCATGAAACCTGTTGAAGGAACTATTTTAACGGTTGCTCGTGGCGCTGCTAGTGCAGCTTTGAAAAAGTCTGATTCTACAAATGATGCTGTTGAAGTCATGGCTTCAGCTCTTAAAGGAGCGAAAAAAGCTCTTGCAAAAACACCAGAATTACTTCCTGTGTTAAAAGAAGTAGGCGTTGTCGATTCAGGTGGTCAAGGACTTGTCTTTATTTATGAAGGTTTCATGTCTGCATTAAATGGGGACTATGTGGCTTCTGAAGACTTCAAAGCAACTCCAGCGAATATGGCAGAAATGATTAATGCAGAGCACCATAAAGCTGTCGTTGGCCATGTCGCAACAGAAGATATTACTTATGGCTATTGTACTGAGATTATGGTTGCACTCCGCCAAGGCCCTACCTATGTTAAAGAATTCAATTATGAAGAATTCCAAGGCTACCTAAGCAATCTCGGTGATTCATTAATGGTTGTTAATGATGATGAGATTGTTAAGGTTCATGTTCATACGGAAGATCCAGGCCTTGTTATGCAAGAAGGTTTAAAATATGGCTCACTTGTAAAAGTTAAAGTGGACAATATGCGTAACCAACATGATGCTCAAGTTGAAAAAACAAATATAGCGACTAAACCACAAGAAGAAGCAAAAGAATTTGGTTTGATTGCTGTTGTAGCTGGTCAAGGCTTAGCAGATATTTTTAAAGCACAAGGGGTTGACTATATCATCTCTGGTGGACAAACCATGAATCCATCAACAGAAGATATCGTTAAAGCCATTGAAGCTGTTAATGCGAAACAAGTAATTATCTTACCAAACAATAAAAACATCTTCATGGCAGCCCAATCTGCAGCTGAAGTCGTGGATATTCCTGCACGTGTGGTTGAAACACGCACAGTACCTCAAGGATTTACGAGTCTATTAGCTTTTGATACAACTAAAACATTAGATGACAATGTTGCCAATATGACTGCTAGTCTATCTGAGGTTACCAGTGGAAGTATTACCTTAGCTGTTCGTGATACAACTATTGATGGTCTTGAGATTCATGAAAATGATTATCTTGGTATGGTTGATGGTAAAATCTTAGTTTCTGATGCAAACTTGGAAGCAGCCTTAAAAGCAACGTTTGAACAAATGATTACTGAAGACAGTGAAATTGTAACTATTTTTGTTGGTGAAGATGGTGAAGTGCCACTTGCAGAAGAACTTGCAGACTATCTTGAAGAAAAATATGAAGATATTGAA